The following proteins come from a genomic window of Pseudomonas sp. MAG733B:
- a CDS encoding DUF4399 domain-containing protein, whose translation MKTFMSRAALAGLLMGVSVLASAATPAPKGAEVSIVSPKDGGTVPQTFRVKFAVENIALAPAGDATKNTGHHHLLIDATEIVAAGQVIPVDANHVHFGKAQTETEVTLTPGEHTLQLELGDKNHMAFDPPIVSEKITVNVK comes from the coding sequence ATGAAAACCTTTATGTCACGTGCTGCTTTGGCTGGCCTGTTGATGGGTGTTTCGGTGCTGGCCAGTGCGGCGACGCCAGCTCCCAAGGGCGCTGAAGTGTCCATCGTGTCTCCTAAAGACGGTGGGACTGTTCCGCAAACCTTCAGGGTCAAGTTCGCTGTCGAGAACATTGCGCTGGCGCCAGCGGGCGACGCCACCAAGAACACCGGTCACCACCATTTGCTGATCGACGCCACAGAGATAGTGGCTGCGGGGCAGGTGATTCCCGTAGACGCTAATCACGTGCATTTCGGCAAGGCACAAACCGAAACCGAGGTGACGCTGACACCCGGTGAGCACACCTTGCAACTGGAGTTGGGCGACAAGAACCACATGGCCTTCGATCCACCGATCGTGTCGGAAAAAATCACCGTCAACGTCAAATAA
- the rpiA gene encoding ribose-5-phosphate isomerase RpiA: MTQDQLKQAVAQAAVDFILPKLDDKSIVGVGTGSTANCFIDALAQHKGAFDGAVASSEATAARLKGHGIPVYELNTVSDLEVYVDGADESDEHLNLIKGGGAALTREKIVAAVAKTFICIADASKLVPVLGAFPLPVEVIPMARSHVARQLVKLGGDPVYREGVLTDNGNIILDVFNLEITNPVELESQINAIVGVVTNGLFAARPADLLLLGTSEGVKTLKA, translated from the coding sequence ATGACCCAGGATCAACTCAAACAGGCAGTGGCTCAGGCCGCCGTCGACTTCATCCTTCCGAAACTTGACGACAAGAGCATCGTCGGGGTCGGCACCGGCTCCACCGCCAACTGCTTCATCGACGCCCTGGCCCAGCACAAGGGCGCGTTCGATGGCGCGGTCGCCAGTTCCGAGGCCACCGCCGCGCGCCTCAAGGGCCACGGAATTCCGGTGTACGAGCTGAACACTGTCAGCGACCTGGAGGTCTACGTCGACGGCGCCGATGAAAGCGACGAACACCTGAACCTGATCAAGGGCGGCGGCGCAGCCCTGACCCGCGAGAAGATCGTCGCGGCCGTGGCCAAGACCTTCATCTGCATCGCCGACGCCAGCAAACTGGTGCCGGTACTCGGCGCGTTCCCGCTGCCGGTCGAAGTGATCCCGATGGCCCGCAGCCACGTGGCCCGCCAATTGGTCAAACTCGGCGGCGACCCGGTTTACCGCGAAGGCGTGCTGACCGATAACGGCAACATCATCCTCGACGTGTTCAATCTGGAGATCACCAACCCGGTGGAGCTTGAGTCGCAAATCAATGCGATCGTCGGCGTGGTGACCAATGGCTTGTTCGCGGCGCGTCCGGCGGATCTGCTGTTGTTGGGGACCAGTGAAGGTGTGAAGACCCTCAAGGCCTGA
- a CDS encoding FAD-binding oxidoreductase — translation MTNPALIDELKTLVEPGKVLTDADSLNAYGKDWTKHFAPAPTAIVFPKTTEQVQAIVLWANKHKVALVPSGGRTGLSAAAVAANGEVVVSFDYMNQILDVNLTDRTAVCQPGVVTKQLQNVAEEKGLYYPVDFASSGSSQIGGNIGTNAGGIKVIRYGMTRNWVAGMKVVTGKGDVLELNRDLIKNATGYDMRQLFIGAEGTLGFVVEATMRLDRAPKNLTAMVLGTTDFDSIMPVLHAFQSKLDLTAFEFFSDKALAKVMGRGDVPAPFETDCPFYALLEFEATTEEVANHALETFEHCVEQGWVLDGVMSQSETQLHNLWKLREYISETISHWTPYKNDISVTVSKVPAFLKEIDAIVGEHYPDFEIVWFGHIGDGNLHLNILKPDNLSKDEFFAKCATVNKWVFETVEKYNGSISAEHGVGMTKRDYLTYSRSPVEIEYMKAVKAVFDPNGIMNPGKIFAV, via the coding sequence ATGACCAATCCTGCCCTGATTGATGAGCTGAAGACCCTGGTTGAGCCTGGCAAGGTGCTGACCGATGCCGACTCCCTGAATGCTTACGGTAAGGATTGGACCAAGCATTTCGCCCCGGCGCCGACCGCCATCGTGTTCCCAAAGACCACCGAGCAGGTCCAAGCCATTGTCCTGTGGGCCAACAAACACAAGGTGGCGCTGGTGCCGTCCGGCGGCCGTACCGGTTTGTCTGCCGCGGCCGTGGCGGCCAACGGTGAAGTGGTCGTGTCGTTCGATTACATGAACCAGATCCTCGACGTGAACCTCACCGACCGTACTGCCGTTTGTCAGCCGGGCGTGGTCACCAAGCAATTGCAGAACGTCGCTGAAGAAAAAGGTCTGTACTACCCGGTGGATTTTGCCTCGTCCGGTTCGAGCCAGATTGGCGGCAATATCGGCACCAATGCCGGCGGGATCAAGGTGATTCGCTACGGCATGACCCGCAACTGGGTTGCCGGCATGAAAGTCGTCACCGGCAAGGGCGACGTGCTGGAACTGAACCGCGATTTGATCAAGAACGCCACCGGCTACGACATGCGTCAGCTGTTCATCGGCGCCGAGGGCACCCTCGGTTTCGTGGTTGAAGCGACCATGCGTCTGGATCGCGCACCGAAAAACCTCACCGCAATGGTCCTTGGCACTACCGATTTCGACTCGATCATGCCGGTGCTGCACGCGTTCCAGAGCAAGCTCGACCTGACTGCCTTCGAATTCTTCTCCGACAAAGCCCTGGCCAAAGTCATGGGCCGCGGTGACGTCCCGGCGCCATTCGAAACCGATTGCCCGTTCTACGCGCTGCTGGAATTCGAAGCGACCACCGAAGAAGTGGCCAACCACGCCCTGGAAACCTTCGAGCACTGCGTCGAGCAGGGCTGGGTGCTGGACGGCGTGATGAGCCAGAGCGAAACCCAGTTGCACAACCTTTGGAAGCTGCGCGAATACATCTCCGAAACCATTTCCCACTGGACGCCGTACAAGAACGACATTTCGGTCACCGTATCGAAAGTCCCGGCGTTCCTGAAGGAAATCGACGCGATCGTCGGCGAACATTACCCGGACTTCGAAATTGTCTGGTTCGGCCACATCGGCGACGGCAACCTGCACTTGAACATCCTCAAGCCGGATAACCTGAGCAAGGACGAGTTCTTCGCCAAGTGCGCGACCGTCAACAAGTGGGTGTTCGAAACCGTCGAGAAGTACAACGGTTCGATCTCCGCCGAACACGGCGTGGGCATGACCAAGCGTGATTACTTGACCTACAGCCGTTCGCCGGTTGAGATCGAGTACATGAAAGCCGTCAAAGCGGTGTTCGACCCGAACGGCATCATGAACCCGGGCAAGATTTTCGCTGTTTGA
- a CDS encoding DUF523 domain-containing protein — protein sequence MQKILVSRCLLGHRVRYDGGASGPFDQLQAWLDEGRVVPLCPEVAGGLPTPRAAAEIPGGQGSEVLEGHASVITTEGEDVSAQFLSGAYQALELVQQHGIRIAILKANSPSCGNLLTYDGTFSGVKVSGEGVTAALLKRHGVLVFSELELAEAAQVLAALD from the coding sequence ATGCAGAAGATATTGGTAAGCCGCTGCCTGTTGGGTCACCGCGTTCGTTACGACGGTGGTGCCAGTGGGCCGTTCGATCAGCTTCAGGCGTGGCTCGACGAAGGTCGGGTCGTGCCGCTGTGCCCGGAAGTCGCCGGAGGCTTGCCGACTCCACGGGCGGCTGCGGAGATTCCTGGCGGGCAGGGCAGCGAAGTGCTTGAAGGTCATGCGTCGGTGATCACCACCGAGGGCGAGGACGTCAGTGCGCAATTTCTGTCCGGGGCTTATCAAGCGCTGGAGTTGGTACAACAACACGGCATCCGCATCGCCATCCTCAAGGCCAATAGCCCGTCGTGCGGCAACCTGCTGACGTATGACGGTACGTTCAGTGGGGTGAAGGTCAGTGGCGAAGGGGTGACGGCAGCGTTGCTCAAGCGCCATGGGGTGTTGGTGTTCAGTGAGCTGGAGCTGGCGGAAGCGGCGCAGGTGCTGGCAGCACTCGATTAA
- a CDS encoding 2OG-Fe(II) oxygenase, producing the protein MRAMQIPSDHPLLLRIVDDLAANGWSQQNIFLPLDLTRALAAECRKRAAKGELAPAAVGRGPSSEIREGIRGDHIQWIEPGQAEACDSYLRLMDSLREAMNRGLFLGLEDFESHFAMYPPGAFYLKHVDRFRDDDKRMVSAVVYLNDAWLPEHGGQLRMYLGENAEYDVVPTGGCLVVFLSGEVPHEVLPATRERLSLTGWFRRRGNEPF; encoded by the coding sequence ATGCGCGCCATGCAAATACCTTCTGATCACCCGCTGCTGTTACGAATCGTCGACGACCTCGCTGCCAACGGCTGGTCGCAGCAGAATATTTTCCTGCCTCTGGATCTGACCCGAGCACTGGCGGCCGAGTGCCGTAAACGTGCCGCCAAGGGTGAATTGGCCCCGGCAGCGGTGGGGCGTGGGCCTTCCTCGGAGATCCGCGAGGGGATTCGCGGTGATCACATCCAGTGGATAGAACCTGGTCAGGCCGAGGCGTGCGACAGTTATCTGCGGTTGATGGACAGCCTGCGCGAGGCGATGAACCGCGGTCTGTTCCTGGGGCTGGAAGATTTCGAAAGCCATTTCGCGATGTACCCGCCCGGCGCGTTCTACCTCAAGCACGTCGATCGCTTCCGGGATGACGACAAGCGGATGGTATCGGCGGTGGTCTATCTCAACGACGCCTGGCTTCCCGAGCATGGCGGCCAGTTGCGCATGTACCTGGGTGAAAACGCGGAATACGATGTGGTGCCAACCGGTGGCTGCCTGGTGGTGTTCCTGTCAGGTGAGGTTCCCCATGAAGTCCTGCCCGCGACCCGGGAACGCCTGTCGTTGACCGGCTGGTTTCGGCGCCGGGGCAACGAGCCGTTCTGA
- a CDS encoding SdiA-regulated domain-containing protein — MRRFARPKPLILLLSVIALIVLIAFGQHLRLFERAWFNLHTLWQPLSTQSIGLDQYQVVLEAQVIEGLDDDVSALTYDPVRKSLFTVTNQNSELIELSLDGKILRRIALVGFGDPEAVEYISADTYVITDERQQRLIKIHLEYDTTFLDAADAEQMTLGVHMSGNKGFEGLAYDSVGKRLFVAKERDPMLIYEVHGFPHFNPEKSYAVHVINNPKRDAGMFVRDLSSLQYDERSGHLMALSDESRLILELDVDGRPLSTMSLNKGRQGLQKTVPQAEGIAMDDDGTMYLVSEPNLFYVFKKPTSN, encoded by the coding sequence ATGCGCCGATTTGCCCGCCCCAAACCCTTGATCCTGCTCCTGTCGGTGATCGCGCTGATCGTGTTGATCGCTTTCGGTCAGCACCTGCGGTTGTTTGAGCGTGCCTGGTTCAACCTGCACACGCTCTGGCAGCCGCTGAGCACCCAGTCCATTGGCCTGGATCAATATCAGGTGGTATTGGAGGCGCAGGTTATCGAGGGGTTGGACGACGATGTTTCAGCGCTGACCTACGACCCGGTGCGCAAAAGCCTGTTTACCGTTACCAATCAAAACTCCGAGCTGATCGAGCTTTCCCTCGACGGCAAGATCCTGCGCCGCATCGCGTTGGTCGGCTTCGGCGATCCGGAGGCGGTGGAGTACATCAGCGCCGACACCTACGTGATCACCGACGAACGCCAGCAGCGGCTGATCAAGATTCATCTGGAGTACGACACCACGTTCCTCGATGCGGCGGACGCCGAGCAGATGACGCTCGGCGTGCACATGAGCGGCAACAAGGGATTTGAAGGGCTGGCCTACGATTCGGTGGGCAAGCGCCTGTTCGTCGCCAAGGAGCGCGACCCGATGCTGATCTACGAAGTGCACGGGTTTCCGCATTTCAATCCGGAAAAATCCTACGCAGTACACGTCATCAACAATCCCAAGCGTGATGCCGGGATGTTCGTACGCGATCTGTCGAGCCTGCAATATGACGAGCGCAGCGGCCACTTGATGGCGCTGTCCGACGAGTCACGGTTGATTCTGGAACTGGATGTGGACGGGCGCCCACTGAGCACCATGTCACTGAACAAGGGCCGGCAGGGGCTGCAAAAGACGGTGCCGCAAGCGGAAGGGATCGCCATGGACGACGACGGTACGATGTACCTGGTGAGCGAGCCGAATCTGTTTTACGTCTTCAAAAAGCCAACATCAAACTGA
- the ilvA gene encoding threonine ammonia-lyase, biosynthetic, with product MLEQYVKMILNSRVYDVAVETPLQTARQLSERLGNDIWLKREDLQPVYSFKIRGAYNKLTQLSDEERARGVVTASAGNHAQGLALAAKVLGVKATIVMPKTTPEIKVEGVRSRGGKVVLHGDSFPEALAYSLKLVDEKGYVYIHPYDDPHTIAGQGTVAMEILRQHPAPLDAIFVPVGGGGLIAGIAAYVKYLRPDIKVIGVEPDDSNCLQAAMAAGERVVLPTVGIFADGVAVAQIGQHTFDICKDYVDEVITVSTDEICAAIKDIYDDTRSITEPAGALGVAGIKKYVEQRGVSGQTFVAIDSGANVNFDRLRHVAERAELGEGREAIIAVTIPEQPGSFKAFCEAIGKRQITEFNYRYNTGSEAHIFVGVQTHPENDPRSALIASLSEQGFPVLDLTDNELAKLHIRHMVGGRAAHVVDEVILRFEFPERPGALFNFLNKLGGRWNISMFHYRNHGAADGRVVAGLQVPHDERHLVPAALEEIGYPYWDESDNPAYQLFLG from the coding sequence ATGCTTGAACAGTACGTCAAAATGATCCTCAACTCGCGCGTTTATGACGTTGCCGTTGAAACCCCGTTGCAGACTGCCCGCCAGCTCTCCGAGCGGTTGGGCAACGATATCTGGCTCAAGCGTGAAGACTTGCAGCCGGTGTACTCGTTCAAGATTCGCGGCGCGTACAACAAGCTGACCCAGCTGAGCGATGAAGAACGCGCTCGCGGCGTGGTCACCGCTTCGGCGGGCAACCATGCGCAAGGCCTGGCCCTGGCGGCCAAGGTGTTGGGCGTGAAAGCGACCATCGTCATGCCCAAGACCACCCCCGAGATCAAGGTCGAAGGCGTGCGTTCGCGCGGCGGCAAAGTGGTGCTGCACGGTGATTCGTTCCCGGAAGCCCTGGCCTACTCGCTGAAACTGGTCGACGAAAAAGGCTACGTCTACATTCACCCCTACGACGATCCCCACACCATTGCCGGGCAGGGCACGGTGGCCATGGAGATTTTGCGCCAGCACCCGGCGCCTCTGGATGCGATTTTCGTCCCGGTCGGCGGTGGCGGTCTGATCGCCGGTATCGCGGCATACGTGAAGTACCTGCGTCCGGACATCAAGGTCATCGGCGTCGAACCGGATGATTCCAACTGCCTGCAAGCCGCCATGGCGGCCGGCGAGCGCGTGGTGCTGCCGACCGTGGGCATCTTTGCCGACGGCGTAGCGGTGGCGCAGATCGGTCAGCACACTTTTGATATCTGCAAAGACTATGTCGATGAAGTGATCACCGTCAGCACTGACGAAATCTGCGCGGCGATCAAGGACATCTACGACGATACCCGCTCGATCACCGAACCTGCCGGCGCCCTGGGCGTGGCCGGGATCAAGAAATACGTCGAGCAGCGCGGCGTCAGCGGCCAGACCTTCGTCGCCATCGACTCCGGCGCCAACGTCAACTTCGACCGTTTGCGCCACGTCGCCGAGCGCGCCGAACTCGGTGAAGGCCGCGAAGCGATCATCGCCGTGACCATCCCCGAGCAGCCGGGCAGCTTCAAGGCGTTCTGCGAAGCTATCGGCAAGCGCCAGATCACCGAATTCAACTACCGCTACAACACCGGCAGCGAAGCGCACATCTTCGTTGGCGTGCAGACGCACCCGGAAAACGACCCGCGCAGCGCGTTGATCGCCAGTCTGAGCGAACAAGGTTTCCCGGTGCTGGACCTGACCGACAACGAACTGGCCAAGTTGCACATCCGTCACATGGTCGGTGGCCGCGCGGCGCATGTGGTTGACGAGGTGATCCTGCGCTTCGAATTCCCGGAGCGGCCGGGTGCGCTGTTCAACTTCCTCAACAAGCTCGGCGGGCGCTGGAACATTTCGATGTTCCACTACCGCAACCACGGTGCGGCAGATGGCCGTGTGGTTGCGGGCCTTCAAGTGCCTCACGATGAACGTCATCTGGTACCGGCGGCGCTGGAAGAAATCGGCTACCCGTACTGGGATGAAAGCGACAACCCGGCCTATCAGCTGTTTCTTGGCTGA
- a CDS encoding fumarylacetoacetate hydrolase family protein, which yields MSYQHQYVDGTRIHFPLGKVVCIGRNYAEHAKELDNPVPTEPLLFIKPGSCVVPLEGGFSIPTERGSVHYEAEIAVLIGKPLSTKPSVEEVLDAISGFAPALDLTLRDKQAELKSKGLPWEIAKSFDGAAVIAPFVSGSTFADLTNIGIRLTINGEVRQDGNSSAMLNPIVPMIQHMAGCFSLQAGDVILTGTPVGVGPLNVGDEIVLELPGASSFNSSVR from the coding sequence ATGAGCTATCAGCACCAGTATGTCGACGGTACGCGCATTCATTTCCCGCTGGGGAAAGTGGTGTGCATCGGCCGTAACTACGCCGAACACGCCAAGGAACTGGACAATCCGGTGCCGACCGAACCGCTGCTGTTCATCAAGCCGGGCAGTTGCGTAGTGCCGCTGGAAGGCGGTTTCAGCATTCCGACCGAGCGCGGTTCGGTGCATTACGAAGCGGAAATCGCGGTATTGATCGGCAAGCCGTTGTCGACCAAGCCGAGCGTTGAAGAAGTGCTCGACGCCATTTCCGGTTTCGCCCCGGCCCTGGACCTGACCCTGCGCGACAAGCAGGCCGAGCTGAAATCCAAAGGTCTGCCCTGGGAAATCGCCAAGTCCTTCGACGGCGCGGCGGTGATCGCTCCGTTCGTGTCCGGCAGCACCTTCGCTGACCTGACCAACATCGGCATCCGCCTGACCATCAACGGCGAAGTGCGCCAGGATGGCAACAGCAGCGCGATGCTCAACCCGATCGTGCCGATGATCCAGCACATGGCCGGCTGCTTCTCGCTGCAGGCCGGTGATGTGATCCTCACCGGCACGCCGGTGGGCGTTGGTCCGCTGAACGTCGGCGACGAAATCGTCCTGGAACTGCCGGGCGCCAGCAGCTTCAACAGCAGCGTCCGTTAA
- a CDS encoding transporter substrate-binding domain-containing protein, whose product MRFLPGLICLLPLLSPLAHAELIDDVNDRGELRIALEANTPPFNFKEDDKLAGFEVELGQMLANELDVRADFVVTDASDLLNGVESGKYDIAINHITETPALTDRFDFSEPYIKTNAQLIAQKDAPQSILLVQSLTEEKPKANPAVSLAIPFQKGNPAFHASLENALQRIKADGRLAALEEKWFGAESGAVPKP is encoded by the coding sequence ATGCGCTTTCTGCCTGGCCTGATCTGCCTGCTACCCCTTTTGAGCCCTTTGGCTCATGCCGAACTGATTGACGACGTGAACGACCGTGGCGAGTTGCGCATTGCCCTGGAGGCTAATACACCTCCATTCAACTTCAAGGAAGACGACAAACTCGCGGGCTTTGAAGTCGAACTGGGTCAAATGCTCGCCAACGAACTCGATGTGCGCGCCGACTTCGTCGTCACCGACGCCAGCGATCTGCTCAATGGCGTCGAAAGCGGCAAGTACGACATCGCCATCAACCACATTACAGAGACCCCGGCGCTCACGGATCGTTTCGACTTCAGCGAGCCCTACATCAAGACCAATGCGCAATTGATCGCGCAGAAAGATGCGCCGCAATCCATCCTGCTGGTGCAGTCGCTGACGGAAGAAAAACCCAAAGCCAACCCAGCGGTGAGCCTGGCGATTCCGTTTCAGAAGGGTAACCCGGCGTTTCATGCCAGCCTGGAAAACGCGTTGCAGCGGATCAAGGCCGATGGCCGACTGGCGGCGCTGGAGGAGAAGTGGTTTGGGGCGGAATCGGGGGCGGTGCCCAAGCCTTAA
- the serA gene encoding phosphoglycerate dehydrogenase — protein MSKTSLDKSKIKFLLLEGVHQSAVDVLKAAGYTSIEYLTGSLPEAQLKEKIADAHFIGIRSRTQLTEEIFDHAKKLVAVGCFCIGTNQVDLSAARERGIAVFNAPYSNTRSVAELVLAEAILLLRGIPEKNASCHRGGWIKSAANSFEIRGKKLGIVGYGSIGTQLSVLAEGLGMQVYFYDTITKLPLGNATQVGNLHELLAMSDIVSLHVPETAATQWMMGEKEIRAIKKGGILINAARGTVVELDHLAAAIKDKHLIGAAIDVFPVEPRSNEEEFESPLRGLDNVILTPHIGGSTAEAQANIGLEVAEKLVKYSDNGTSVSSVNFPEVALPAHPGKHRLLHIHENIPGVLSEINKVFAENGINISGQFLQTNEKVGYVVIDVDAEYSDLAQEKLQHVNGTIRSRVLF, from the coding sequence ATGAGCAAGACTTCTCTCGATAAGAGCAAGATCAAGTTCCTTCTTCTCGAAGGCGTCCACCAATCGGCTGTCGACGTCCTCAAGGCGGCGGGCTACACCAGCATCGAGTACCTCACAGGTTCTCTGCCGGAAGCCCAGCTCAAGGAAAAGATCGCTGATGCTCACTTCATCGGCATTCGCTCCCGCACTCAACTGACCGAAGAGATCTTCGATCACGCGAAGAAACTGGTCGCTGTCGGCTGTTTCTGCATCGGCACCAACCAGGTCGACCTGAGTGCTGCCCGCGAGCGCGGTATCGCCGTGTTCAACGCGCCGTACTCCAACACTCGTTCCGTTGCCGAGCTGGTGCTGGCCGAAGCGATCCTGTTGCTGCGCGGCATCCCTGAGAAGAACGCTTCCTGCCACCGTGGCGGCTGGATCAAGAGCGCGGCCAATTCCTTCGAAATCCGCGGCAAGAAGCTGGGCATCGTTGGTTATGGCTCGATCGGTACGCAACTGTCGGTCCTGGCTGAAGGCCTGGGCATGCAGGTGTACTTCTACGACACCATCACCAAGTTGCCACTGGGCAACGCCACTCAGGTAGGCAACCTGCACGAGCTGCTGGCGATGTCCGACATCGTTTCGCTGCACGTTCCGGAAACCGCCGCCACCCAGTGGATGATGGGCGAGAAGGAAATCCGCGCCATCAAGAAAGGCGGCATCCTGATCAACGCCGCACGCGGCACCGTGGTCGAACTGGACCACCTGGCCGCCGCCATCAAGGACAAACACCTGATCGGCGCAGCGATCGACGTATTCCCGGTGGAGCCTCGCTCCAACGAAGAAGAGTTCGAAAGCCCGCTGCGTGGCCTGGACAACGTGATCCTGACCCCGCACATCGGCGGTTCCACTGCCGAGGCGCAAGCCAACATCGGTCTTGAAGTGGCTGAGAAACTGGTCAAGTACAGCGACAACGGTACTTCGGTATCGTCCGTGAACTTCCCGGAAGTGGCCCTGCCGGCTCACCCTGGCAAGCACCGCCTGCTGCACATCCACGAAAACATTCCGGGCGTACTCAGCGAGATCAACAAGGTCTTCGCCGAAAACGGCATCAACATCTCCGGTCAGTTCCTGCAGACCAACGAGAAAGTCGGCTACGTGGTGATCGACGTCGACGCCGAGTACTCGGACCTGGCGCAAGAGAAGCTGCAACACGTCAACGGCACCATCCGTAGCCGCGTGTTGTTCTGA
- a CDS encoding DUF2269 domain-containing protein: protein METLTALKMAHMVATVVLLLSALGLGIWVWRARHNGDATAGSRTLQRPRVFIWLLMGLALLSMPFTGWGMVHLVGWPLGQTWLLASSVLYTVAALAWFWLLVRLNKLRKAPGGVGKFTFALALFSFVCFIAIAGLMGAKPV from the coding sequence ATGGAAACGTTAACGGCCCTGAAAATGGCGCACATGGTGGCAACGGTGGTGTTGTTGCTGAGTGCGTTGGGCTTGGGTATCTGGGTCTGGCGCGCGCGACATAACGGCGACGCGACGGCGGGCAGCCGCACCCTGCAACGGCCGCGAGTGTTCATCTGGTTGTTGATGGGGCTGGCGTTGCTGAGCATGCCGTTTACCGGCTGGGGGATGGTGCATCTTGTCGGCTGGCCGTTGGGACAGACTTGGTTGTTGGCGTCGAGCGTGCTGTACACCGTGGCGGCGCTGGCGTGGTTCTGGTTGCTGGTGCGGCTCAACAAACTGCGCAAGGCGCCGGGTGGCGTGGGTAAATTTACCTTTGCCTTGGCGTTGTTCAGTTTTGTCTGCTTTATCGCGATTGCCGGGTTGATGGGTGCCAAGCCGGTTTAA
- a CDS encoding SdiA-regulated domain-containing protein translates to MATPPLSTLKPVRRSRFALRWYSWLLLVAAIAYGVAFAMHWDDRGMLWLQERFESPAARQESVWLPDYQAVIDAKPLPGLEKDEASDLAYDPQSKTLFSVMGKNPFLVELSLQGDVLRKMPLVGWSNPEGVTVLGNGLLAIVDERDHLITIVRVDADTRELNIANFAKYDLGPSKDQNKAFEAITWDSRNQQLLLGEERPPALFTWKGDGQKLIGEKQKLASDELDVRNLSALAIDPRTGHTLVLSADSHLLLELDEKGEQVSFMTLLGGFNGLKKTIPRAEGVTMDEAGTLYMVSEPNLFYRFEKQR, encoded by the coding sequence ATGGCCACTCCACCGCTCTCCACGCTCAAACCTGTCCGTCGTTCGCGCTTTGCTCTGCGTTGGTATTCCTGGCTATTGCTGGTGGCCGCCATCGCCTACGGCGTCGCGTTTGCCATGCATTGGGATGATCGCGGCATGCTCTGGTTGCAGGAGCGCTTCGAAAGCCCGGCCGCACGCCAGGAAAGTGTCTGGCTGCCGGACTACCAGGCAGTGATCGACGCCAAGCCGCTGCCCGGCCTGGAAAAGGACGAAGCCTCGGACCTGGCCTACGACCCCCAAAGCAAAACCCTGTTTTCGGTGATGGGCAAAAATCCGTTCCTGGTCGAGTTGAGTTTGCAGGGTGACGTGCTACGCAAGATGCCGCTGGTGGGCTGGAGCAATCCAGAGGGCGTGACGGTGCTGGGCAATGGCCTGTTGGCCATCGTCGATGAGCGTGATCATCTGATTACCATCGTCAGGGTCGATGCCGACACTCGCGAACTGAACATTGCCAATTTCGCGAAATATGATCTCGGTCCGTCGAAAGACCAGAACAAAGCCTTCGAAGCCATCACCTGGGATTCGCGCAATCAGCAACTGCTGTTGGGTGAGGAGCGTCCACCGGCGCTGTTCACCTGGAAGGGTGACGGCCAGAAACTGATCGGCGAGAAGCAAAAATTGGCCAGCGATGAACTGGACGTGCGCAATCTGTCCGCCTTGGCCATCGACCCGCGCACCGGTCACACCCTGGTGTTGTCCGCCGATTCGCATCTGTTGCTGGAGCTGGACGAGAAAGGCGAACAGGTCAGTTTCATGACCTTGCTGGGTGGCTTCAATGGCCTGAAGAAAACCATTCCCCGTGCCGAAGGCGTGACCATGGACGAGGCGGGCACGCTGTACATGGTGAGCGAGCCGAACCTGTTCTACCGTTTTGAAAAGCAGCGTTGA